The Humulus lupulus chromosome 4, drHumLupu1.1, whole genome shotgun sequence genome has a window encoding:
- the LOC133830227 gene encoding pentatricopeptide repeat-containing protein At3g48250, chloroplastic: MNRARTILTCLRITNSYISAQIRSATRGPYSQVIQFSQLSPSIPNQFDCSSQFINAHQRLLFSSKPDSFVELVVANEWSTELENELDNSHLGWNHERVIYVLTKLNKYPRKASDFFNWVCEKDGFRPSSSIYSLLLRILLQKDMKQFWIILKKMKEQGYYIDEETYLTMLAQLKKEKMASDVAALSHFYNRMIKENAMDGVVKQVASVVLGQEWSDKVEKQLAELIVDLSDNFVIRVLKEFRSCPSKAWSFFQWVGQSPGYEHNTITYNAAVRVLSRSDSIKEFWIVVEKMKSAGHEMDIDNYIKISRSFQKNKMMEDAVKLYEFMMDGPYKPSLQDCSLLLKSIAASENPDLDLVFRVARKYESMGHTLSKAAYDGIHRSLTKSGRFEEAENIFKVMKNAGYEPDNLTYSQLVFGYCRAGRFEDACKVLVDMEELGCTPDIKTWTILIQGHCAAGEVGKAFVCFANMIEKNVEADADLLDVLLDGFLSQQKIEGAYNLLVEMVDKGRLRPWQATYKNVIEKLLGVRKFEEALDLLRLMKKQKYPPYPEPFIQYISKFGTVEDAYEFLKALSVKEYPTSSAYLHVFKSFFQEGRYSEAKDLLFKCPHHIRKHHDICDLFGSAESKSAAV; the protein is encoded by the coding sequence ATGAATCGAGCAAGGACTATACTCACCTGCCTTAGAATCACCAACTCGTACATCTCGGCTCAGATTCGCAGCGCAACTCGGGGACCTTATTCACAGGTGATTCAGTTCTCTCAACTTTCTCCATCTATTCCAAATCAATTTGACTGTTCTTCTCAATTCATCAATGCCCATCAAAGGTTGCTCTTCTCTTCAAAGCCCGACTCGTTTGTGGAGCTCGTTGTGGCCAACGAGTGGTCTACTGAGTTGGAGAACGAGTTAGATAATTCGCATCTTGGATGGAACCATGAAAGAGTCATCTATGTTTTGACGAAACTGAATAAATACCCACGAAAAGCTTCGGATTTCTTCAACTGGGTATGTGAGAAAGATGGGTTCAGACCAAGTTCTTCAATTTATAGCTTGTTGCTTAGAATTTTACTTCAGAAAGATATGAAACAGTTTTGGATCAttctaaagaaaatgaaagaacaaGGCTATTATATTGATGAAGAAACCTATTTGACGATGCTAGCACAactgaaaaaggaaaaaatggctAGTGATGTTGCCGCGTTGTCCCATTTCTACAACAGAATGATTAAAGAGAATGCCATGGATGGGGTTGTAAAACAGGTGGCTAGTGTTGTTTTGGGGCAAGAATGGAGTGATAAGGTTGAGAAACAATTAGCGGAGCTCATAGTTGATTTATCAGATAATTTTGTTATAAGGGTGCTTAAGGAGTTTAGGTCTTGCCCATCAAAAGCTTGGAGCTTTTTTCAATGGGTTGGCCAGAGTCCAGGCTATGAACACAATACAATTACTTATAATGCAGCTGTAAGAGTTCTTAGTAGAAGTGATTCAATTAAAGAATTTTGGATTGTGGTTGAGAAAATGAAGAGTGCTGGTCACGAAATGGATATTGACAATTACATAAAGATTTCAAGGTCATTTCAGAAGAATAAAATGATGGAGGATGCTGTGAAGCTTTACGAGTTTATGATGGATGGCCCGTATAAGCCCTCGCTTCAGGATTGCAGCCTTCTGTTGAAAAGCATTGCAGCTAGTGAAAATCCAGATTTGGATTTGGTTTTCAGAGTTGCTAGAAAGTATGAATCTATGGGTCATACCCTTTCTAAGGCTGCTTATGATGGGATTCATAGGTCTTTGACAAAATCAGGGAGGTTTGAAGAAGCAGAAAATATATTCAAGGTTATGAAAAATGCAGGGTATGAACCAGACAACCTCACTTATAGCCAATTGGTCTTTGGATATTGTAGGGCAGGGAGATTCGAAGATGCCTGTAAGGTGCTGGTTGACATGGAAGAACTTGGATGTACTCCTGATATCAAGACTTGGACCATTTTAATTCAAGGGCATTGTGCTGCTGGTGAAGTTGGCAAAGCATTTGTTTGTTTCGCGAATATGATAGAGAAGAATGTTGAGGCCGATGCTGATTTGTTGGATGTATTATTAGATGGTTTTCTCAGTCAACAAAAAATAGAGGGTGCTTACAATTTGCTGGTTGAGATGGTGGATAAAGGTCGTTTAAGACCTTGGCAAGCTACATACAAAAATGTTATTGAAAAGCTTTTAGGTGTGAGGAAATTTGAAGAAGCGTTGGACCTTCTTCGTTTGATGAAGAAACAAAAGTACCCTCCTTACCCTGAACCTTTCATTCAATACATCTCAAAGTTTGGGACTGTTGAGGATGCTTATGAATTTTTGAAGGCTCTTAGTGTGAAAGAATATCCAACTTCATCAGCATATCTTCATGTTTTCAAGTCATTTTTCCAGGAGGGTAGATACTCGGAGGCCAAAGATTTGCTATTCAAGTGCCCCCATCATATACGCAAACATCACGACATTTGCGATCTTTTTGGCTCTGCGGAGAGCAAATCTGCTGCTGTCTAA